The following proteins come from a genomic window of Streptomyces sp. ALI-76-A:
- a CDS encoding MbtH family NRPS accessory protein, which yields MNEDTRYHVLRNDEDQYSLWPVDVAVPAGWQPVGKEGTEEECSAYVDEVWTDMRPRSLRERMDNAQA from the coding sequence ATGAACGAGGACACCCGCTACCACGTGCTGCGCAACGACGAGGACCAGTACTCGCTCTGGCCGGTCGACGTCGCGGTGCCCGCGGGCTGGCAGCCCGTCGGCAAGGAGGGCACCGAGGAGGAGTGCTCCGCCTACGTCGACGAGGTCTGGACCGACATGCGCCCGCGCAGCCTGCGCGAGCGGATGGACAACGCGCAGGCATGA